The sequence GATATCATTTTAGGAAAAGTGAAGCTATATAAACATTTTGGGACAATACAACTCGATCAATATGCCTTCCCAATTCCGCGCCGCTTTGAATATAGCTATCGGAGTACATGGGGAGATGCACGCGGGTGGGGAGGGCGCCGCATTCATGAAGGAACAGACATTTTTGCTCACTATGGCACGCCGGTTCGTTCTACATGTTATGGCATCGTTGAATTAAAAGGTTGGAACAAATACGGTGGTTGGCGCATCGGTATTCGTGACATCAACAATACGTACCACTACTTTGCACATTTAAACGGATTCGCCAACAATTTAGAAGAAGGATCTATTGTGGAACCTGGCATGCTCATCGGTTCAGTCGGAAGCTCTGGTTATGGGCCACCCGGAACGTCAGGTAAGTTTCCACCTCATCTTCATTATGGGATGTATAAAGATAATGGCTATACAGAATGGTCGTTCGATCCATATCCTTATTTAAAACAGTGGGAAAGACAAGAACGAATGAAAAAAAGATGAGGCATTTTGCCCCATCTTTTTTTTATGACTGACGGCTTTTCTTTACTGCATGAGCGATACCCTCTAAATCATAGCTATACCGATCATCATGTACATTTTAATTGCTTTCATTATTTAACAGGAATTTGAATCGACGTATTTCCTTCCCCTCCCTGATTGTAAAATTGCGGAACTTCGCCTTGAATAATTTGGATAGCGACAGGAATGTCGTTTTGAATCGTTGCTGTTTTTGTTGCAAATGGAATAATAATTTGCACGTTCACTTCGATATGAATTGCTATTTCTATTAAAGCATTGTTAATTCCAAATGGACGAATATTTTTGTTGACATCCGAATGAACGTCCCCAATGACGTAAAAGCGAACCGGTATACGCGGACCTAAATTCCCTAATAAGACGTTGTTTGTTGCTTGTCCGAGCGGGATATAATAAATAATCCCTTTTTCCATTTCCGTTTCAACTTGCACGTCTGGAAACTCAAGCGCGGATAGTTTTCCTTCCGATGCTGCTTTTAAATTTCGCTGTACGCGGTTTGTCGTTTTTGCTAATACACGATTGACTACTGTTGCATTAAAGTCAATAGCCGAAATTTTTCCTTGCCCATCTTTTTCAATTTTAATAAAGTTTTCGACGTTGAAATCGTCCTCAGCAATTTGTTGACTAATCGCATTGTTTATCACTAAGTTCGCTAGGCGGCGCGTTTCTTTCTCGGCGATCGCCATAAGCGTCGGTTCAATCCCTCTATTAATGAACCAAAGGCTCGCAACAGTCGAAACAATAAAAAAAACGAACGTGATTAAAAAAATATAACGGACGGGTAGCGGTTTTCTTCTTTTGCGCAATTGTTGATACAACAAAAATCCCCCCTCTCACGCTATATGTATGCGATCAAGCAGGGGATTATTATTTTATTTCATGAGAAGCAAAGCGTCTTTTCCTTTCATTCCACGTGAGATCCCTAATTGTTCAGCCGCAAAAGTGACAGACTCAAGCGGTGCTTCTAACAGTTGGTCAATTGTTCGCACCCCTACCGCCCTTCCTGCGACAATACCGCGATCACGCAATTTTTCGTTTAACAGCGCTACATCTAACGCCCCGCACATAATGTATCCTTTATCATTTGCAACAGCTAATAACGTTGTTTTAGGCAACTGAACAGAAATCGCTGTAAACGGTTCTCCGTTAATCCATAACGGTTTTACCTCAATCATATGTTCACGCTCCTTTCCTTTATTCAATGTATGAATAAAGGAACGAAGGGTGCCTACGATTGATACATGTTTTTTAGCTTCCACGCAAGCACATCACGCAACATTTCTGGCATATAATATTGTTTTTTCGCCCGATATATTTCTGGATATAAATGTCCGAACGTAAACATATCAATTGTCGCCACCGCATACGTTTTTTGCTCATCGATTGGCTGATCATGAATAAAAATGCGGCGCACATGTGCTTGACCATCTATCAGTTGTTCTTTTTCAACAGTAATGCGGTCATACACCATTTGTCCCATTACTTCTCCACGAAATCCAAATCCTTTCAGACGTAACTGTTTCATTTGTTCAGTTTCCGCTTGTAAAATGACTTCTTTTAACTCGCTCCCTCGCAAATATACTTTGCATGGATTAATCGGATGTGGACAAATGCGGTGAATGTCTCCTTTCGTCACAACACCT comes from Anoxybacillus flavithermus and encodes:
- the yunB gene encoding sporulation protein YunB, whose translation is MLYQQLRKRRKPLPVRYIFLITFVFFIVSTVASLWFINRGIEPTLMAIAEKETRRLANLVINNAISQQIAEDDFNVENFIKIEKDGQGKISAIDFNATVVNRVLAKTTNRVQRNLKAASEGKLSALEFPDVQVETEMEKGIIYYIPLGQATNNVLLGNLGPRIPVRFYVIGDVHSDVNKNIRPFGINNALIEIAIHIEVNVQIIIPFATKTATIQNDIPVAIQIIQGEVPQFYNQGGEGNTSIQIPVK
- a CDS encoding YunC family protein; translated protein: MIEVKPLWINGEPFTAISVQLPKTTLLAVANDKGYIMCGALDVALLNEKLRDRGIVAGRAVGVRTIDQLLEAPLESVTFAAEQLGISRGMKGKDALLLMK
- a CDS encoding M23 family metallopeptidase, which encodes MRTLWCIIFLLFVPFQAFAAAPNDLYDKRMELYKKAEAISFIPWYYFAAVDQYERSVRQARRDLPKPTGVISIYIPPERWAGPLNKNQEDQNPFTISQFGGIGIDGNGDGIADRTNDEDVLFAFARFLRSYGTDHTHIKMALWDYYERNKTVDIILGKVKLYKHFGTIQLDQYAFPIPRRFEYSYRSTWGDARGWGGRRIHEGTDIFAHYGTPVRSTCYGIVELKGWNKYGGWRIGIRDINNTYHYFAHLNGFANNLEEGSIVEPGMLIGSVGSSGYGPPGTSGKFPPHLHYGMYKDNGYTEWSFDPYPYLKQWERQERMKKR